A segment of the Streptomyces sp. NBC_01235 genome:
TCCCGGGTTTCTTCTACCGCTTACCGCTGGTTTCCCTACCGCTCCAGCGCGTCCAGCGCCCCCAGCTGCCCCATCAGCCCGAGCCGGTCGTACTGCCACCAGCCCTCGACGATCTTCCCGTCCTCCCTGCACCGGAAGACGGTCGTCCCGGTCATCGTGACCTGCTTCCCGGTGGCCGGAATCCCCATGAAGTCGCCCTTGTGGGTCCCACTCCAGGTCCACCGGTTGCTCACGCGGTCGCCCTGGCCGATCTGGTCTTCGAGGGAGAAGGCGAAGTCGAAGCCGCCCCGCCACATCTCGACCTCCCGCCGCATCGCGTCCATGCCCATGGTGTCCTGCTCGTTGGCGGGATCGTGGTCGTGATAGTCCTCGGCGAGCAGTCCGTCGAGCGGCGGCAGTTCACCCCGCACCGCCACGGTCGCGAAGAACCGCCGTGCGGTCTCCGCGTACAACTGCTCGTCCCGTACGACGTCGAGATCCGTGAAGGTCGGCATCTCGTCGCACAGGGCCACCAGTTCCCGGAAGACCTTGTCGGTCTCCGGAAGGTTCGAGTTCCGCATCGCCTCCTCGTACGACGGGAACTCCACGATCTCGATGAAGTGCGACGCGTCGGAACGGTCCTTGCCGACCACCGCGTGCGTCGCGGTCCGCTTCCCCTTGGTCTGTTCGACCCACGTGTCCATCAGCCGGTCCATCTCGTCGAACCGGCTGGTCCTGCAGTCGATGAGCTGTACGAATGTCATGACGCCGCCTCCGGCCCCCCTGGGTCCGGTCCCCGTCACACCCATTTTCCCACCGGAGCGCCGACGCCACCCGTCCACCAGGGTGGTTGTTACCGAGACCGGTTACCGGGGCCCGTACTTCCGTCCCGTCTTCGAGCTGATCCCGCCCAGCAGCGACCGGGGCGTCACCTTCACCAGCCCCATCAGCGCCTTGTAGCGCGGGTCGGGGATCGACAGCGACTTCCCGCGCGCCAGGTCGTCCAGCGCCGCCGCGACCAGCTTGTCCGCGTCCAGCCACATCCAGCCCGGGATGTTGTCCGTGCCCATCCCGGCCCGCTCGTGGAACTCCGTGCGCACGAACCCCGGGCACAGCGCCATGAGCCGCACCCCGCTGCCCGTCAGATCCTTCGCCGCGCCCTGCGTGAACTGCACGACCCACGCCTTGGACGCCCCGTACGTCCCGCGCGGCACGAACGCCGCCACCGAGGCCACGTTGACGACACCCCCGCGCCCGCGCTCCCGCATCGCCGTCGCCGCGGCGGACGTCAGCCGCAGCACCGCCTCGCAGTGCACCTTGAGCATCTTCAGTTCGTCGGCCATGGACACGTCGAGGTAGCGGCCCTTGTTGCCGAAGCCGGCGTTGTTGATCAGCAGGTCGACGGGGTTCTTGCGGTCGCCGAGCCGGGCGGCCACCGCCTCGATGCCCTCGTCCGTCGCGAGGTCGGCCGTCAGCACCTCCGCCTCGATGCCGTGCCGGTCGTGCAACTCGGTCGCCTGCTCGCGCAGCCGCTTGGTGTCCCGTGCCACGAGGACGAGATCGTGCCCGTCCGCCGCCAGTCTGCGCGCGAACGCGGCGCCGATGCCCGCGGTCGAACCCGTAATCAGAGCCGTTGTCATGGCGCAAGGTTAGTGACCCGGAGTGCGCACGTCCGCTCTCTGCACGCGCCCTCCCGAAGATGGAGGCCCCGTGAGCGTCCGGGCCGTGACCTCGGCTCAGCCTCCGGACTCCGCCACGTACTTCCGTGCCGCGGCCAGCGACTCCGAATGCAGCGCCTCGCCCGCCGCGAGCAGCCGGGGCAGCAGCTCCCGGTGCGTGGTGACGGCCCGGAACTGCATCCGGGCCGTCACGTCGTGATCCGGCAGGTGGACGATCTCGACCGGATCCCCCGCGCGGATCTCAC
Coding sequences within it:
- a CDS encoding ester cyclase, yielding MTFVQLIDCRTSRFDEMDRLMDTWVEQTKGKRTATHAVVGKDRSDASHFIEIVEFPSYEEAMRNSNLPETDKVFRELVALCDEMPTFTDLDVVRDEQLYAETARRFFATVAVRGELPPLDGLLAEDYHDHDPANEQDTMGMDAMRREVEMWRGGFDFAFSLEDQIGQGDRVSNRWTWSGTHKGDFMGIPATGKQVTMTGTTVFRCREDGKIVEGWWQYDRLGLMGQLGALDALER
- a CDS encoding SDR family NAD(P)-dependent oxidoreductase, producing the protein MTTALITGSTAGIGAAFARRLAADGHDLVLVARDTKRLREQATELHDRHGIEAEVLTADLATDEGIEAVAARLGDRKNPVDLLINNAGFGNKGRYLDVSMADELKMLKVHCEAVLRLTSAAATAMRERGRGGVVNVASVAAFVPRGTYGASKAWVVQFTQGAAKDLTGSGVRLMALCPGFVRTEFHERAGMGTDNIPGWMWLDADKLVAAALDDLARGKSLSIPDPRYKALMGLVKVTPRSLLGGISSKTGRKYGPR